The DNA segment TTTCCGACCATCTAAACATAAGTAATATGTACAAGTTATTGAATGCCCTGTATAGATATTCTATATTAATAACAATTTGAATCACGGAGAATTTTGCTTTACTATTATATGAACACATCCATCATTGAAGTTAGATCATCCAAGTCAAGAAACAAGGAGGCACCTCCTAACTAATCATTATTATTACCTCCAAAATTACTTCATCTATTATCTCCAATTAAAAACTCAATATATCCAAAAAAGAGGAGACTATATTTTATATGACATGGTACTTAAGTTACATAGTGATTTACTTCATTCTCATGTTTTCAATGGGATTCTATTACTTCTTCAAAATAAAAACCTACGATGAGTACTTAATCGGAAGCTGGAACACCGCGTTCTGGCCAATCGTCGGAACCATCATCAGCACATGGTGTGGTGCTGCCGTCTTCATTGGCTGGGTTGGAATGGGCTTTACAGTAGGTCTATCGGGATTTTTTAAATTTGCATTGCCTGGAATCTTATTTTGTCTTTTATTAATCATTGCGTTCGCTGGGCCATTAAGAAGACAAAGGCTGTACACATTAGCTGATTTATTCGGGGAGAGATTTGGTGGGAAATCAGGAATCATTCCTTCTGTCCTTTCCGCCTTTATTTATTCTGTTCCAACACTAGCTCTGCAAATGGTCGGAATGTCCACCATTTTTAATATCACATTAGGGATAGACACAAGTGTTGGTGTGGCCCTGTCGTTTGCACTAATACTAGGCTTTACTATATTAGGCGGACTGCCGGCAACGATTATTACAGATGCTCTTCAATCCATTATTGTTATTATCGGAATTGTCATTTTATGTATAACGAGTGTCGTTTATGCTGGCGGGTTTGATATGATTTTGGCTAATACACCGATTGAGTACATCAGTCCTTTAGGCCCAGAAGGGTTAGGGGAAGTGTTGTTATACGCTTTATCTGTTGGTCCATTTTATCTGGTTTGGCAATCGACGTGGCAGCGTATTTTTGCATCAAAAAGTGAACGGGTTGCCAAGAGGGCTGGTGTGACTGGGTTTGTTATTGCGGGTGCGATTTCTATTTTACCTTTTTCCATTGGGGTAATTGCTCGTCAATATGTTCCTTCAGACACGGACCCTGACTTATTGTTTTCTTATGTAACCGCAGAACTTTTACATCCGGCCATAGGTGGAATTGTTTTCGTTGGTCTGTTGGCAGCATTAATGACAGGTGCGACTTCGTTTATATTGCAAGGAAGTTCCAACTTAACGAGAGATTTATACCAACGATTAATGAAACCACATGCGAACAATAAACAACTCATGACGACTTCACGACTAACCGTTGCCATTATTTCAGTATTAGGTTTAGTCGTCTCTTATTTTGTTACAGATATAGCCAGTGCCTACCAGTGGGCTCTTAGGTTATCAGCAACTGTCCTAGTCTTTCCGTTTCTTGCCGTTATGTTTTGGAAAAAGGTCACAAAAGCTGGCGTACTCTGGAGCATGACCTTGGCGTTAATCGCCACACTTGGATGGCCATTTTTCAATATTGGCATCAACCACACCATCTTTGGTTTCCTAGTTTCCGTTAGTAGCTTACTTGTCATCAGTCTACTCACTCAACATGGCAATACAGAACAGGTTCGAGCTGTTTATTGGGAAGATTTAGATTCTGCAGATCCTCCAAGTGAAGAATAAATGACTGTCTTTAAAAGGAGAACATGAAATGAACACAATTGATTTACTCATAAAAAATGCAAACATTGTAACGATTGATGAACAAAATAACCGTGCACGTTCTTTAGCCGTTTCAAACGGCGTTATCAGTCAAATTTGGACAGCGCCCGAACCACCCCAAGATGAAATTAATCTAACTTCGGAGACGAAAGTGATTGATTTGAAGGAAGCCACGTTAATTCCAGGCTTTATTGACACCCATAACCATCTTTTAATGTACTCTCTATTTCGAAAACAAGTCAATTGCAGTACACCACCAAACGAAAGCATTCCTGATATTTTGGAAAAAGTAAAAGAACAAGTAGCCGCTACACCTGAAGGAGAATGGGTCCTCGGATGGGGTTACGATAATACGTTATTATCGGAAGAACGACACCCAACACGCAAGGAATTAGACAGGATAGCACCGGACATCCCAGTATTCATTCGTCATATTTCCTCCCACTTTGCTGCCGTGAATTCGAAAGCATTAGAAATAGCCGGGATTGCCGAAGACATAGAGGATCCACAGGGCGGACGTTTTGGGCGTGATGAAACGGGACGATTAAATGGAGTCTTACATGAGCTGCCAGCTTTAGCACCTGTCCAAGCTGCGATCCCGACCGCTTCCGTAGAAGAAATGGCTTCCTTAATAGGAGAGGCTTCCAACGATTATCTTGCCCAGGGAATTACTACCAATTCAGATGCAGGTGTTGGATTGGATTTAGGAATAGCTGAATTTGATGCCCATTTAAAAGCACTAGAACAAGGGAATAATCCTCTACGTATGCGGTTTATGGTTCTGCACCATCTCTTGAATCAGGAAGGACCTTTTCAGCACTATTCTGCCAAACAGTTAGAGGAAGAAATTCAAAACCGATCAAAAAACCGTGCTACATTGGACAGTGCAAAGCTATTTCAGGATGGCTCCATTCAAGGAATTACCGCTGCCCTTAGGGAACCTTACTACTGTGAACCAGAAACTTATGGAGAACTCCTGCATAACCAAAAGGATTTTAACGGGGAAATTTTGGATCTGCACAAAAGAGGATTTCGGATTGCCATCCATGGGAATGGCGATCGAGCCATTGAGTCTATTCTAGATGCCTACGAATATGCTTTAACAGCTGAACCGCGCACGGACCATCGTCACCGCATTGAGCATATACAGACGGGAACTTCCGAAGACTTAAACAGAATGAAAGCATTAGATGTGGCAGGGTCTTTCTTTATTAACCACGTTTATTACTGGGGTGACAGGCATAAACGAATCTTTTTAGGACCTGACAGGGCAGAACAAATCAACCCTTTAGCAGATGCTTTAGAAAGGGACATTCTTTACACACTACATTCCGATTGCCCGATCACTCCCATCTCTCCACTATTTTCAATTTGGGCAGCAGTTAATCGCCAAACGATGAAGGGTGAAGTGTTAGGAGAAGATCAAACAATTAGTGTAGAAAAAGCTTTGCGGACCATGACTATAGACGGGGCTAAGTTAAATTTTGATGAAGATAAATCAGGCAGTATAGAAGTTGGAAAACTAGCAGACTTTGCGGTTCTTGAGGCCGATCCAACGGTTATAGACCCTATCAAGATTAAAGATATTAATGTAATGGCAACAATCATTGACGGTAAACTGGTATATGGTCAGGAAACATTTCCAGACCCTAATTAATTCATCGACGTACAAATCCCACTTCATGATTAGGCATTAATCATGAAGTGGGATTTATTATAAAATACCTTTTCTCCTTATCGTTTTAGGTTCTATTCGTCATCGTAAGCATGTAAAGCATTCACACCATGAGCCATCGCAGAACCAGCTTTCAGTGCAGTGGCAACAAAAATAGCCTCAGCTACCTCTTCCTTAGCAGCCCCTTGTTTTTTTGCTCCCTTTGTATGGATATCAATGCAATACGGGCAGCCTGTCGTATGAGCAACCGCGACTGCAATGAGTTCCTTCTCTTTCGCCCCAATTAATCCAGGTTTCATCGACTGCTGGTCAAAATTAACAAACGCCTTAAACGCATCACCATTCAAATCGGAGAATTCCTTCAACCTATCAAAATAAGCTTTACGGTAAAGTTCTTCTTGGCCATTTTCATCATATGTATTTAGTGCGTTCACTCCGTGGGCAATGGCAGACCCAGCTTTCAATGCTGTCGCGACCATAATCGCCTCAGCCACTTCTTCCTTGGATGCCTCTTGCTTTTTTACATTTTTTACATGGAGATCAATACAGTACGGGCAGCCTGTCGTGTGTGCCACAGCAACAGCGATTAATTCCTTTACCTTCGCCGAGAGCTCTCCAGCAGCTAAAGCTTTTTTGTCAAAATTGACAAAAGCACGAAAGGCATCAGGTGCGAGCTGCTCGAACTCCCCAAGCCGGTTGATATTAGATTGTTGATACAAGACATCTTGACTCATGGTCTCCCCTCCAGTAACTTTTTAAATATTGTAATTCTCTGAAAATAATACTATGAATGATGTCCCATCACAAACGAAACGTCTTGTAGTTTGTACGATCATGATTCGCGGCGAACGATGTATTAAAACCAACACATTCAGCAATAATGATTAGAACCCCAAACCCTATATAAACGAGGTGTCCGTCATGTTCGCTAAAGGATTCAGAAACGCATTATTCAATTTTGGTTTATTGTTGCATTATTATTCATTAACAAACAGTGATAGTCGGCAGGCCCCTGCTAGGTAGGCTGACTCTAAGTAGGAGACAGCTTTGCCATTAAGAAAATCGCTCCCCATGGAAATGCCAGCAGTTTTCAGTTTTTCCTCTTGTTCCATAATGTTAATGTACCTCCACAAAAGTTATTTATTTTAGCATTGGCTAAAATTTCTACATTAAATATTTTTAGATATGGACTGTAGAAAACGGTTTATTTAGTAGTGGAAGAGCATCTAAATATTTACCGATCATTTTTGAAAAAGACATGTTCTTGGCGGTAAGATTGAATAATAAGCAGACATTGCCGTTTAGACCTTGCTATCCTATTAACCACAATTAGCTAAAGTTTTACATGTATTCTTGAAAATATGCAAAAAAATAACCCTGTGAAGAATCTATTCACAAGGCCTCTCAGTTCCCTTATTTCACCTAGGATACTAAGAATCAACTACATTCTTAATTTATTCGTAATTTCCTCCGCTCCCTTTACTATTTTATCTGTAAATTCATCAAAGTTATAATCATCTACCCTCGCAGAAGGGATAATGGTAGTTAATGCTGCAAAAACATTTGAAAAAGGGTCAAATATTGGTGCACTTATCGAACCCGCTCCCTTTACTCTCTCCCCATGACTTGTAGCAAAACCATTTTCTCTTATTTTTATCAGATCCTCGATGAGGGCTTCTTTTGTTGATATCGTATTTTCAGTTATACCCTCTAAGGAAACATCGTTTAGATAATTTTCTAATATATCCTGGTTAAAATGTGCCAATAAAACCTTTGCAGAAGCACCTGCATATAAAGGAGAAGTTTGACCAACAAACGTTAACGCATTTAACTCATGCTTACTTTCAATGTTGTGAATACACTTTCTTTCATTATCCTCAATTACACTTAAACTAACGCTTTCTGTCGTTTCGGAGTAAATTCGTTCCATCACGGGTTGGGCAATGGTCAAGAGACTTGAGCTTTTTTCTACTAACTCTGCAAAAAAGATAAAATCCAATCCAAGCTGATACCGTTTATCTTGCTCATTTTTTTGGAGCAGGCCTTCCATAGTCAATGTAGAAAGAAGCCGTTGGAGGCTTGATTTACCAATTCCGGTAAGTGAATGTAATTCAGTTAAGGTAAGTCTTTTATTGTGTCTCGAAAAAGCTCTCAAAATCT comes from the Halobacillus shinanisalinarum genome and includes:
- a CDS encoding sodium:solute symporter family protein, yielding MTWYLSYIVIYFILMFSMGFYYFFKIKTYDEYLIGSWNTAFWPIVGTIISTWCGAAVFIGWVGMGFTVGLSGFFKFALPGILFCLLLIIAFAGPLRRQRLYTLADLFGERFGGKSGIIPSVLSAFIYSVPTLALQMVGMSTIFNITLGIDTSVGVALSFALILGFTILGGLPATIITDALQSIIVIIGIVILCITSVVYAGGFDMILANTPIEYISPLGPEGLGEVLLYALSVGPFYLVWQSTWQRIFASKSERVAKRAGVTGFVIAGAISILPFSIGVIARQYVPSDTDPDLLFSYVTAELLHPAIGGIVFVGLLAALMTGATSFILQGSSNLTRDLYQRLMKPHANNKQLMTTSRLTVAIISVLGLVVSYFVTDIASAYQWALRLSATVLVFPFLAVMFWKKVTKAGVLWSMTLALIATLGWPFFNIGINHTIFGFLVSVSSLLVISLLTQHGNTEQVRAVYWEDLDSADPPSEE
- a CDS encoding amidohydrolase → MNTIDLLIKNANIVTIDEQNNRARSLAVSNGVISQIWTAPEPPQDEINLTSETKVIDLKEATLIPGFIDTHNHLLMYSLFRKQVNCSTPPNESIPDILEKVKEQVAATPEGEWVLGWGYDNTLLSEERHPTRKELDRIAPDIPVFIRHISSHFAAVNSKALEIAGIAEDIEDPQGGRFGRDETGRLNGVLHELPALAPVQAAIPTASVEEMASLIGEASNDYLAQGITTNSDAGVGLDLGIAEFDAHLKALEQGNNPLRMRFMVLHHLLNQEGPFQHYSAKQLEEEIQNRSKNRATLDSAKLFQDGSIQGITAALREPYYCEPETYGELLHNQKDFNGEILDLHKRGFRIAIHGNGDRAIESILDAYEYALTAEPRTDHRHRIEHIQTGTSEDLNRMKALDVAGSFFINHVYYWGDRHKRIFLGPDRAEQINPLADALERDILYTLHSDCPITPISPLFSIWAAVNRQTMKGEVLGEDQTISVEKALRTMTIDGAKLNFDEDKSGSIEVGKLADFAVLEADPTVIDPIKIKDINVMATIIDGKLVYGQETFPDPN
- a CDS encoding carboxymuconolactone decarboxylase family protein; translation: MSQDVLYQQSNINRLGEFEQLAPDAFRAFVNFDKKALAAGELSAKVKELIAVAVAHTTGCPYCIDLHVKNVKKQEASKEEVAEAIMVATALKAGSAIAHGVNALNTYDENGQEELYRKAYFDRLKEFSDLNGDAFKAFVNFDQQSMKPGLIGAKEKELIAVAVAHTTGCPYCIDIHTKGAKKQGAAKEEVAEAIFVATALKAGSAMAHGVNALHAYDDE
- a CDS encoding IclR family transcriptional regulator — translated: MNKDNFEKNYSMQTVHRAVQILRAFSRHNKRLTLTELHSLTGIGKSSLQRLLSTLTMEGLLQKNEQDKRYQLGLDFIFFAELVEKSSSLLTIAQPVMERIYSETTESVSLSVIEDNERKCIHNIESKHELNALTFVGQTSPLYAGASAKVLLAHFNQDILENYLNDVSLEGITENTISTKEALIEDLIKIRENGFATSHGERVKGAGSISAPIFDPFSNVFAALTTIIPSARVDDYNFDEFTDKIVKGAEEITNKLRM